From Micromonospora rifamycinica, a single genomic window includes:
- a CDS encoding polyribonucleotide nucleotidyltransferase, with product MTETNLGTESRTAVIDNGSFGTREITFSTGRLARQAAGSVVAQLGETVVLSATTAGKHPKEQFDFFPLTVDVEERMYAAGRIPGSFFRREGRPSEDAILTCRLIDRPLRPSFVKGLRNEVQVVETVLALDPQHPYDVVAINAASMSTKLSGLPFSGPIGATRVAHVDGQWVAFPTLEELARATFDMVVAGRALDDGDVAIMMVEAEATPNAVALIAGGATAPTEEIVASGLEAAKPAIRELCRAQSELAEVAAKPVTEFPVFLDYQDDAYQAVAELVRAEVAEALQIAGKADREEALDRIKAKVAEELGGRFEGREKELSAAFRSLTKSEVRNRVLREQVRIDGRGPRDIRALTAEVGVLPRVHGSALFERGETQILGVTTLNMLRMEQMVDTLSPENRKRYMHNYNFPPYSTGETGRVGSPKRREIGHGALAERALLPVLPTREEFPYAIRQVSEALGSNGSTSMGSVCASTLALLSAGVPLKAPVAGIAMGLISDEVDGKTQYVTLTDILGAEDAFGDMDFKVAGTPEFVTALQLDTKLNGIPSDVLAAALQQANEARQTILGVMQAAIESPAEMSDYAPRVTTVKIPVDKIGMVIGPKGQTINAIQDETGAEISIEDDGTIYVGATNGPSAQAAVDRINGIANPTLPKAGERFLGTVVKTAAFGAFISLLPGRDGLLHISKVGDGKRVERVEDFLNVGDKVEVEIADIDARGKIYLDKVRPEGAEAPAAGEAGEAAGGDRPAGRGGDRGPRDRGDRGGDRGGRAPERGERGPGGGEGGDGGERPRRRTRHS from the coding sequence ATGACCGAGACCAACCTCGGCACCGAATCCCGTACCGCCGTGATCGACAACGGGTCGTTCGGCACCCGTGAGATCACCTTCTCCACCGGCCGGCTGGCCCGGCAGGCCGCCGGCTCCGTCGTCGCCCAGCTCGGCGAGACGGTCGTCCTCTCCGCCACCACCGCCGGTAAGCACCCGAAGGAGCAGTTCGACTTCTTCCCGCTGACCGTCGACGTCGAGGAGCGGATGTACGCCGCGGGCCGGATCCCCGGTTCGTTCTTCCGCCGCGAGGGCCGGCCCAGCGAGGACGCGATCCTCACCTGCCGGCTGATCGACCGGCCGCTGCGCCCGTCGTTCGTCAAGGGCCTGCGCAACGAGGTCCAGGTCGTCGAGACCGTCCTCGCGCTCGACCCGCAGCACCCGTACGACGTGGTCGCGATCAACGCGGCCTCGATGTCGACGAAGCTGTCCGGCCTGCCGTTCTCCGGCCCGATCGGGGCGACCCGGGTGGCCCACGTCGACGGCCAGTGGGTGGCCTTCCCGACCCTGGAGGAGCTGGCCCGCGCCACCTTCGACATGGTGGTCGCCGGCCGTGCGCTCGACGACGGCGACGTCGCGATCATGATGGTCGAGGCCGAGGCGACGCCGAACGCCGTGGCCCTGATCGCGGGCGGCGCGACCGCCCCGACCGAGGAGATCGTCGCCAGTGGCCTGGAGGCCGCCAAGCCGGCGATCCGCGAGCTGTGCCGGGCGCAGAGCGAGCTGGCCGAGGTGGCCGCCAAGCCGGTCACCGAGTTCCCGGTCTTCCTGGATTACCAGGACGACGCCTACCAGGCGGTGGCCGAGCTGGTCCGCGCCGAGGTGGCCGAGGCCCTCCAGATCGCCGGCAAGGCCGACCGCGAGGAGGCCCTGGACCGGATCAAGGCCAAGGTCGCCGAGGAGCTGGGCGGCCGGTTCGAGGGCCGGGAGAAGGAGCTGTCCGCGGCCTTCCGGTCGCTGACCAAGTCCGAGGTCCGCAACCGGGTGCTGCGCGAGCAGGTCCGCATCGACGGCCGGGGCCCGCGGGACATCCGGGCGCTGACCGCCGAGGTCGGCGTGCTGCCCCGGGTGCACGGTTCCGCGCTGTTCGAGCGGGGCGAGACCCAGATCCTCGGCGTCACCACGCTGAACATGCTGCGCATGGAGCAGATGGTGGACACCCTCTCGCCGGAGAACCGCAAGCGCTACATGCACAACTACAACTTCCCGCCGTACTCGACCGGGGAGACCGGCCGGGTCGGTTCGCCGAAGCGGCGGGAGATCGGCCACGGCGCGCTGGCCGAGCGGGCGTTGCTGCCGGTGCTGCCGACGCGCGAGGAGTTCCCGTACGCGATCCGGCAGGTCTCCGAGGCGCTCGGCTCCAACGGCTCGACCTCTATGGGGTCGGTCTGCGCCTCGACGCTGGCGCTGCTGTCGGCCGGTGTGCCGCTCAAGGCGCCGGTGGCCGGCATCGCGATGGGCCTCATCTCCGACGAGGTGGACGGCAAGACCCAGTACGTGACGCTGACCGACATCCTCGGCGCCGAGGACGCGTTCGGTGACATGGACTTCAAGGTCGCCGGCACGCCGGAGTTCGTCACCGCGCTCCAGCTCGACACCAAGCTCAACGGCATCCCGTCGGACGTGCTCGCCGCCGCGCTCCAGCAGGCGAACGAGGCCCGGCAGACCATCCTCGGCGTGATGCAGGCGGCGATCGAGTCGCCGGCCGAGATGTCGGACTACGCGCCACGGGTCACCACCGTCAAGATCCCGGTGGACAAGATCGGCATGGTGATCGGCCCGAAGGGGCAGACCATCAACGCCATCCAGGACGAGACCGGCGCCGAGATCTCCATCGAGGACGACGGCACGATCTACGTCGGCGCGACCAACGGCCCGTCGGCGCAGGCCGCCGTGGACCGGATCAACGGGATCGCCAACCCGACCCTGCCCAAGGCCGGCGAGCGGTTCCTCGGCACGGTGGTCAAGACCGCCGCGTTCGGGGCGTTCATCTCGCTGCTGCCCGGCCGGGACGGCCTGCTGCACATCTCCAAGGTGGGCGACGGCAAGCGGGTCGAGCGGGTCGAGGACTTCCTCAACGTCGGTGACAAGGTCGAGGTGGAGATCGCGGACATCGACGCCCGCGGCAAGATCTACCTGGACAAGGTCCGTCCGGAGGGCGCCGAGGCGCCGGCCGCCGGTGAGGCCGGTGAGGCCGCCGGTGGCGACCGCCCGGCCGGCCGCGGTGGTGACCGGGGTCCGCGGGACCGCGGTGACCGGGGCGGCGACCGGGGTGGTCGTGCCCCGGAGCGCGGCGAGCGCGGCCCGGGTGGCGGCGAGGGTGGCGACGGCGGCGAGCGTCCGCGTCGGCGTACCCGGCACAGCTGA